One part of the Bdellovibrio bacteriovorus genome encodes these proteins:
- the flgM gene encoding flagellar biosynthesis anti-sigma factor FlgM codes for MKITHNKVGQNLNLTDSSRADNAAGIKGKADNIGAAKADVLTSSNLGESSRVELSPRAQEAKRIKELALATPDVDEAKVAKFRALIDEGKYKVDAKAIADKMVDEHLEF; via the coding sequence ATGAAGATCACGCACAATAAAGTCGGTCAAAATTTGAATCTTACTGATTCTTCCAGAGCTGACAACGCCGCTGGTATCAAAGGCAAAGCGGATAATATCGGCGCGGCGAAAGCTGACGTTCTGACTTCCTCCAATCTTGGCGAATCTTCTCGCGTGGAACTTTCTCCTCGTGCACAAGAAGCAAAACGCATCAAGGAACTTGCATTGGCAACTCCGGATGTTGACGAAGCTAAAGTTGCAAAATTCCGTGCCTTGATTGACGAAGGCAAATACAAAGTTGACGCCAAAGCCATCGCCGACAAAATGGTCGACGAACATTTGGAATTTTAG
- a CDS encoding rod-binding protein has protein sequence MSDVGSGGFKPIGNRMMGRPEQKAPEQKLREVSDMYEKHFLREMMKAMRSTVKEGGFIQSNQAEKIFREQLDDQYVEKWGERGGIGLSNMIYDQLMNKFGVAMGVRAPVTKPVGPLAMDEKSNLALKPFQHPGKKQALSYRFDTESAPGAASEVKAPWDGVLLGKRSLADDQTLVEIGHDNGLKSQMVFKGGLSKVSTGEKLQAGDTLGFLSPEAKSLYWTIEPQSEPRPETVSE, from the coding sequence ATGAGCGATGTGGGATCCGGCGGTTTTAAACCCATTGGCAATCGTATGATGGGGCGGCCTGAACAAAAGGCGCCCGAGCAGAAGCTGCGCGAAGTTTCTGACATGTACGAAAAACATTTCCTGCGGGAGATGATGAAAGCCATGCGCTCGACCGTCAAAGAAGGCGGTTTCATCCAGTCGAACCAGGCTGAAAAAATTTTCCGAGAACAGTTAGACGACCAGTACGTCGAAAAGTGGGGCGAACGCGGTGGTATCGGTTTGTCCAACATGATCTATGATCAGCTGATGAACAAGTTCGGCGTGGCCATGGGTGTGCGTGCACCTGTCACAAAGCCTGTAGGACCTTTGGCCATGGATGAGAAAAGCAACCTGGCATTGAAGCCATTCCAGCACCCGGGAAAGAAGCAGGCCCTGTCTTACCGATTCGACACTGAATCAGCCCCAGGAGCGGCTTCCGAAGTGAAGGCCCCTTGGGATGGCGTGCTTCTTGGCAAGCGCAGTTTGGCCGATGACCAGACCCTGGTCGAGATCGGTCACGACAATGGTCTAAAGAGTCAGATGGTATTCAAAGGCGGACTGTCAAAAGTTTCGACAGGGGAAAAACTGCAAGCTGGCGACACCCTTGGCTTTTTAAGTCCAGAGGCGAAATCACTCTACTGGACCATCGAACCACAGAGTGAACCTAGACCAGAAACTGTCTCAGAATGA
- a CDS encoding flagellar basal body P-ring protein FlgI, whose protein sequence is MNKITNFLILSAVLFFSLIESANAARLKDIASIRGVRENQLIGYGIVVGLKGTGDGKNEFMSKSMVRMLDKLGMKLDNVDFSSKNVAAVIVTATMPAFGKAGNPIDINVSAIGEASSLQGGTLLQTPLRAANEQVFAVAQGSIVIGGDGKDSHTTAGRIPNGATIERDMTADFSSRKMYRLTLINPDFTTAARSVLTINKELGGHYASAKDSGTIDIITPFAYENRGVELLATIESIEINPDMKARVVVNEKTGTIVIGDKVKISRVAISHGALSVKVGDGKKGAEEKVAVLDSGVSVGELVQALNKLGVSPKDLITILQSIKSAGALHGELEVL, encoded by the coding sequence AAATCACAAACTTTCTGATTCTTTCCGCTGTCTTGTTTTTCTCTTTGATCGAGTCGGCCAATGCCGCCCGCTTGAAGGACATCGCCAGCATTCGTGGCGTGCGTGAAAATCAGTTGATTGGCTACGGTATCGTCGTGGGTCTTAAAGGCACCGGCGATGGCAAGAATGAATTTATGAGCAAGAGCATGGTGCGTATGCTCGACAAGCTGGGAATGAAGCTCGACAATGTCGATTTTTCCAGCAAAAACGTGGCGGCGGTGATCGTGACGGCGACCATGCCGGCATTCGGTAAAGCCGGAAACCCGATTGACATCAATGTCAGTGCGATCGGTGAAGCGTCTTCCCTGCAGGGGGGGACCCTGCTGCAAACGCCTCTGCGCGCTGCCAATGAGCAGGTGTTCGCCGTGGCTCAGGGAAGCATCGTGATTGGTGGTGATGGCAAAGATTCACACACCACTGCGGGCCGTATTCCGAATGGCGCAACGATTGAGCGTGATATGACAGCGGATTTTTCTTCCAGAAAGATGTACCGCCTGACTTTGATCAATCCGGATTTCACGACGGCCGCGCGCTCTGTGCTGACGATCAATAAAGAGCTGGGGGGTCACTATGCTTCGGCAAAGGATTCCGGCACGATTGATATCATCACGCCGTTTGCCTATGAAAATCGCGGTGTGGAGCTTCTGGCGACGATTGAATCCATTGAGATCAATCCCGACATGAAAGCGCGTGTTGTGGTGAATGAAAAAACAGGAACGATTGTTATCGGTGACAAAGTGAAGATCTCACGCGTTGCTATCTCACACGGAGCACTGTCAGTGAAAGTGGGCGATGGCAAAAAAGGTGCGGAAGAAAAAGTGGCGGTTCTCGACAGTGGTGTCAGCGTCGGTGAACTGGTCCAGGCACTTAACAAGCTCGGAGTCTCGCCTAAGGACCTGATTACAATACTTCAGTCCATAAAATCAGCTGGAGCTTTGCACGGGGAACTCGAAGTTTTATGA